One part of the Arabidopsis thaliana chromosome 1 sequence genome encodes these proteins:
- a CDS encoding DNA glycosylase superfamily protein (DNA glycosylase superfamily protein; FUNCTIONS IN: DNA-3-methyladenine glycosylase I activity, catalytic activity; INVOLVED IN: DNA repair, base-excision repair; LOCATED IN: cellular_component unknown; CONTAINS InterPro DOMAIN/s: DNA glycosylase (InterPro:IPR011257), Methyladenine glycosylase (InterPro:IPR005019); BEST Arabidopsis thaliana protein match is: DNA glycosylase superfamily protein (TAIR:AT5G57970.2); Has 35333 Blast hits to 34131 proteins in 2444 species: Archae - 798; Bacteria - 22429; Metazoa - 974; Fungi - 991; Plants - 531; Viruses - 0; Other Eukaryotes - 9610 (source: NCBI BLink).), with protein sequence MYKASPKRKEIVEKSKSVREKEIKQNSNFFAKHLKRIYPITLQRSTSSSFSLSSISLSLSQNSTDSVSTDSNSTLEQKISLALGLISSPHRREIFVPKSIPQQLCQDFNSSDEPKRCNWITKKSDEVYVMFHDQQWGVPVYDDNLLFEFLAMSGMLMDYNWTEILKRKEHFREAFCEFDPNRVAKMGEKEIAEIASNKAIMLQESRVRCIVDNAKCITKVVNEFGSFSSFVWGFMDYKPIINKFKYSRNVPLRSPKAEIISKDMIKRGFRFVGPVIVHSFMQAAGLTIDHLVDCFRHGDCVSLAERPWRHI encoded by the exons ATGTATAAGGCAAGtcctaaaagaaaagagattgtAGAGAAAAGCAAGAGTGTAAGAGAGAAGGagattaaacaaaactcaaatttcTTTGCCAAACACTTAAAGAGGATTTACCCAATCACGCTTCAACGAAgcacttcttcttcattttcactCTCTTCTATATCTCTATCACTCTCTCAGAACTCGACCGATTCTGTTTCCACGGATTCAAATTCGACGTTGGAACAAAAGATCTCTCTGGCACTCGGTTTAATCTCATCTCCCCACAGAAGAGAAATATTTGTTCCAAAAAGTATCCCACAACAACTATGTCAGGATTTCAATAGTAGTGATGAACCAAAGAGGTGCAACTGGATCACCAAGAAAAGTG aCGAAGTCTACGTAATGTTTCATGACCAGCAATGGGGAGTCCCTGTCTATGATGATAA CCTGCTTTTTGAGTTCCTTGCCATGTCGGGGATGTTAATGGACTATAACTGGACCGAGATTCTAAAACGCAAAGAACACTTTAG AGAGGCATTTTGTGAGTTTGACCCAAATCGGGTGGCCAAAatgggagagaaagagatcgCAGAGATTGCATCAAATAAAGCAATAATGTTACAAGAGAGTAGAGTCAGGTGTATAGTCGACAATGCCAAATGCATAACCAAG GTGGTCAATGAATTTGGATCATTCAGCAGCTTCGTTTGGGGGTTTATGGATTACAAACCTATCATTAACAAATTCAAGTATTCAAGAAATGTACCATTGAGATCTCCTAAGGCTGAGATAATTAGCAAAGATATGATCAAACGAGGGTTTCGATTTGTCGGTCCAGTGATCGTACATTCGTTCATGCAGGCTGCAGGGTTAACAATTGATCACCTCGTCGATTGTTTTAGACATGGTGATTGTGTGAGCCTCGCTGAGAGGCCATGGAggcatatatga
- a CDS encoding Phosphatidylinositol 3- and 4-kinase family protein (Phosphatidylinositol 3- and 4-kinase family protein; FUNCTIONS IN: inositol or phosphatidylinositol kinase activity, phosphotransferase activity, alcohol group as acceptor; LOCATED IN: cellular_component unknown; EXPRESSED IN: 22 plant structures; EXPRESSED DURING: 15 growth stages; CONTAINS InterPro DOMAIN/s: Phosphatidylinositol 3-/4-kinase, catalytic (InterPro:IPR000403); BEST Arabidopsis thaliana protein match is: phosphoinositide 4-kinase gamma 7 (TAIR:AT2G03890.1); Has 641 Blast hits to 624 proteins in 172 species: Archae - 0; Bacteria - 6; Metazoa - 171; Fungi - 87; Plants - 282; Viruses - 0; Other Eukaryotes - 95 (source: NCBI BLink).), whose amino-acid sequence MAMAVFKAPLKGEFHGARKMEGKQYKHHLLQQQSTGRRRVFVQTDTGCVLGVELDRNDNVHTVKKRLQIAFNFPTEESSLTFGDMVLKNDLSAVRNDSPLLLKRNLMHRSSSTPCLSPTGNDLQRKDRSGPIEILSHSPCFLSLKQTANDIVKAMKMGVEPIPVNGGLGGAYYFRDEKGQSVAIVKPTDEEPFAPNNPKGFVGKALGQPGLKPSVRVGETGFREVAAYLLDYDHFANVPPTALVKITHSVFNVNDGMDGNKSREKKKLVSSKIASFQKFVPHDFDASDHGTSSFPVASVHRIGILDIRILNTDRHGGNLLVKKLDDGGVGRFGQVELIPIDHGLCLPETLEDPYFEWIHWPQASIPFSEEELDYIQSLDPVKDCEMLRRELPMIREACLRVLVLCTVFLKEAAVFGLCLAEIGEMMTREFRAGEEEPSELEMLCIEAKRLTTEQDVLSPKSDGEGETEFQFDIDYNELDSVYGSETETDEFFAKNPFSNGRSSLGELKESIAEEEEDDEEEAKLTLSLSKLSTSMKNNLSNTMGSGYLKPPKDNQTDKALVSHKSANVQLPLSVNFVKLADMKEVEWVVFLERFQELLYSAFAERKTMTLRNTQRLGTSCKF is encoded by the coding sequence ATGGCAATGGCGGTGTTTAAGGCTCCTCTAAAAGGGGAATTTCATGGGGCTAGAAAGATGGAAGGGAAGCAATATAAGCACCATCTGCTTCAGCAACAGTCTACAGGGAGAAGACGTGTGTTCGTGCAAACCGATACTGGCTGTGTGTTGGGAGTTGAGTTGGATCGTAATGACAATGTTCATACTGTGAAGAAAAGGCTTCAGATTGCGTTTAACTTTCCTACTGAGGAAAGCTCTTTGACCTTTGGGGATATGGTGTTGAAGAATGACTTGAGTGCTGTGAGGAATGATTCTCCGCTTCTCTTAAAGCGTAACTTAATGCACAGAAGCTCTTCTACTCCGTGTCTTTCACCTACTGGGAATGATCTGCAGAGGAAAGATCGAAGTGGTCCTATTGAGATACTTAGTCACTCGCCCTGTTTTCTGTCTTTGAAGCAAACAGCGAATGACATTGTTAAGGCGATGAAGATGGGTGTTGAACCAATCCCTGTTAATGGTGGGCTTGGAGGGGCATACTATTTTAGGGATGAAAAGGGTCAAAGTGTTGCTATTGTCAAGCCTACGGATGAAGAGCCGTTTGCCCCTAACAATCCTAAAGGCTTCGTAGGGAAAGCGCTTGGGCAGCCTGGTTTAAAGCCTTCTGTGCGGGTTGGGGAAACCGGGTTTAGAGAAGTTGCTGCATACCTTCTTGATTATGATCACTTTGCTAATGTTCCTCCTACGGCTCTTGTGAAGATAACACACTCTGTTTTCAATGTCAATGATGGAATGGATGGGAACAAATCtcgtgagaagaagaagctggtcAGCAGCAAGATTGCTTCGTTCCAGAAGTTTGTACCTCATGATTTTGATGCCAGTGATCACGGGACTTCAAGCTTCCCTGTCGCTTCTGTGCACCGCATTGGGATTTTGGACATAAGGATTCTCAACACAGACCGGCATGGTGGAAATCTTTTGGTGAAGAAGCTTGATGATGGTGGTGTTGGGAGGTTTGGTCAAGTGGAGCTTATTCCAATAGATCATGGTCTTTGCTTACCAGAAACACTCGAAGATCCTTACTTCGAATGGATTCATTGGCCTCAGGCTTCAATACCTTTCTCTGAAGAAGAACTTGACTACATACAAAGTCTTGATCCAGTGAAAGATTGTGAAATGCTTCGAAGAGAGCTTCCGATGATTCGAGAGGCTTGTCTCAGGGTTCTAGTTCTCTGTACCGTTTTCCTTAAAGAAGCTGCTGTTTTTGGACTTTGTCTTGCAGAGATCGGTGAGATGATGACTCGAGAATTTCGTGCAGGAGAAGAGGAACCAAGTGAACTAGAAATGTTGTGTATCGAAGCCAAGAGATTAACCACTGAACAAGACGTTTTGTCTCCCAAGTCagatggagaaggagagacaGAGTTTCAGTTTGATATAGACTACAATGAGCTAGACTCGGTTTATGGCTCTGAGACAGAAACCGATGAGTTCTTCGCCAAGAACCCATTTTCAAACGGACGTTCTTCACTTGGAGAGCTCAAAGAGAGCattgctgaagaagaagaagatgacgaagaGGAGGCAAAACTTACTCTATCTCTCTCAAAGCTTTCCACATCAATGAAGAACAATCTAAGCAACACCATGGGATCCGGATACCTGAAACCTCCGAAAGACAACCAAACCGACAAAGCATTGGTAAGTCACAAGAGCGCGAACGTGCAGCTCCCGCTTAGCGTAAACTTTGTGAAGTTAGCCGACATGAAAGAAGTTGAATGGGTTGTGTTCTTGGAGAGGTTTCAGGAGTTGCTTTACTCGGCTTTTGCAGAACGCAAGACCATGACGTTGAGGAACACACAGAGACTTGGTACATCGTGCAAGTTTTGA
- a CDS encoding uncharacterized protein (BEST Arabidopsis thaliana protein match is: 18S pre-ribosomal assembly protein gar2-related (TAIR:AT2G03810.4); Has 3688 Blast hits to 1629 proteins in 255 species: Archae - 22; Bacteria - 222; Metazoa - 684; Fungi - 292; Plants - 62; Viruses - 14; Other Eukaryotes - 2392 (source: NCBI BLink).) has product MPAYISEEKLFFNKKPFGSKISDNNEIEELDQENLVVTRQEVNDDSKVAPRDVVATSTSVSKKALTLGDILSLEDSQSPPNKNNTNGPEENMVHHNPHLEITEESEADNSCDDNNLLKRNLPNGFGEISFCEAKSSLDYITYCGPLSGSENLSIRSDGTSASSFALPILQSEWNSSPVRMGKAEETQLRMVIAEERKVRKDKAEKTQLRKEKAEESQLREVKAEETQLRMVKAEETQLRKEKAEETQLRMVIAEERQLRKEKDEKRQLRKGKKGWRHYSSLLCCRF; this is encoded by the exons ATGCCTGCATACATTTCTgag GAGAAGTTGTTCTTCAACAAGAAACCTTTCGGATCCAAAATCTCAGACAACAACGAAATTGAAGAACTTGATCAAGAGAATTTGGTTGTGACAAGACAAGAAGTTAATGATGATTCCAAAGTGGCACCGAGAGATGTAGTAGCTACATCAACAAGTGTCTCTAAGAAGGCTTTAACCTTGGGAGATATTTTATCATTGGAGGATTCCCAAAGCCCacccaacaaaaacaacactaATGGACCTGAAGAAAACATGGTCCATCATAACCCACATCTGGAGATAACAGAGGAATCAGAAGCAGACAACTCTTGTGATGACAACAATCTCTTGAAAAGGAATCTCCCAAATGGTTTCGGGGAAATAAGTTTCTGTGAAGCAAAGTCGAGTTTAGATTATATTACTTACTGTGGACCACTCTCAGGCTCCGAAAACCTCTCTATTCGTTCTGATGGAACCAGCGCAAGCTCTTTTGCTCTCCCAAT ACTGCAATCGGAGTGGAACAGCAGTCCTGTAAGAATGGGGAAAGCTGAGGAGACGCAACTTCGAATGGTGATAGCTGAGGAGAGAAAAGTTCGAAAGGATAAAGCTGAGAAGACACAACTTCGAAAGGAGAAAGCTGAGGAGTCACAACTTCGAGAGGTGAAAGCTGAGGAGACTCAACTTCGAATGGTGAAAGCTGAGGAGACTCAACTTCGAAAGGAGAAAGCTGAGGAAACACAACTTCGAATGGTGATAGCTGAGGAGAGACAACTTCGAAAGgagaaagatgagaagagaCAACTTCGAAAGGGGAAGAAAGGATGGAGACAttactcttctcttctctgttgtAGATTCTGA